The following nucleotide sequence is from Komagataeibacter medellinensis NBRC 3288.
TGATAAATAAATACAAATTTTTATTTCGGCATTCTCTGAAGCTCTTTGCCTCTTGTTGAGGAACAGGTAGCAGACAGAAAAGAGACGACTGGTCTAATTTTTATCTGGACACTCTGACTGGTCCTCCGTATATACACTCCCATGAAGATCGCAGAAAAACATCGCGCTGCCCGGCAGCACATCCTTGAAGCGGCCCGGCCGCTGATCGGCCAGCGTGGTTTTTCGGCTGTCGGTCTGGCGCAGATACTGGATGTCGCGGGCATTCCCAAGGGATCATTTTATCACTACTTCGAGTCAAAAGAAGCATTTGGTGAGGCCCTGCTCCAGACTTACATAGATGACTATCTGATAAAGATGGATGACATTCTTGGTGACCGCAACACGAATGCAGCGCAACGGATCACCCGTTACTGTCAATTCTGGCGCGATACCCATATCGAAGGGCAGATCGGGAACAAATGCCTGATCGTAAAGCTGGCAGCCGAAGTATCAGACCTGTCCGAACGGATGCGCGCCATTCTGGATGTCGGCACCCGTACGGTCATTGACCGGATCAGCGCAGTCATTGCCACCGGTCAGGCGGAAGGGTCCATTGGCAATACACGGCAACCCGCGCCGGTGCTGGCGGCATCGCTGTACCAGCTCTGGCTGGGTTCGACGCTTATGGTGAAGATCACCCACAGCTCTCCGCCGTTTGATCATGCCAGGGCAGCAAGCAGGCAGCTACTGGAAATCTAGTTTCCGGAGCATGGCAGAGTGCCCTGTTCCACGATTTTAATAGATGACCGGTCTATTAGAGACGACCGGTCTAATAGGTGTAAAAATGCAGAATTTCGAATTCTACAACCCCACCCGGGTCCTGTTTGGCAAAGGCATGATTGCACGCCTTGATGAACAGCTGTCACCTGAAGCCCGCGTACTCGTTCTGTATGGTGGCTCCAGCGCGGAACGCAGCGGCACGCTGAATGAGGTACGAGCGGCACTGGGCAAGCGGACCTTCCGTGAGTTTGGTGGCATTGAAGCCAACCCCACTTACGAAACCCTGATGAACGCCGTGGCCATGGTACGGGCAGAAAAGCTTGACTTCCTGCTTGCAGTCGGTGGCGGATCGGTCATGGATGGCACCAAATTCGTTGCTGCCGCCGTGCCGTATGAAGGCGAACCATGGGACATTCTGGTCAGTAAGGGCGAAGCGGCAAAGAGAGCGCTGCCGCTGGGCACCGTTGTGACCCTGCCCGCCACCGGGTCTGAAATGAACTGCCTGAGCGTGATTTCACGCCAGTCAACGGGCGACAAACTGCTGTTTTCCAACCCGTTGGTCTATCCGCGCTTTTCCGTGCTCGACCCCATGCGCACCATGAGCCTGCCCATGAAGCAGGTCATCAATGGTGTTGTGGACTCCTTCGTGCATGTGATGGAGCAGTACATGACCTATCCGGTCGACGGCATGGCGCAGGACCGCTTTTCCGAAGGGCTGCTGTCCAGCCTGGTGGAAATCGGGCCGCGTATCGTCGCCACACCGGAAGATTATGATCTGCGCTCCAACCTCATGGGGGTTGCGACCCTGGCACTGAATGGCCTGATCGGCGCGGGCGTGCCGCATGACTGGACCACGCACATGATTGGCCATGAAATCACGGCAAAATACCACATCGACCACGCCCGCACGCTGGCCACGGTGTTCCCCGCCCTGCTGAAGGTGCGGCGCACTGAAAAGCGCGCCAAGCTGCTGCAGTATGCCGCACGGGTATGGAACCTGACCGAAGACAAGGAAGACGAGCGGATCGACGCGGTCATTCGCAAAACCGAGGAATTCTTTGAAAACCTTGGCGTACCAACCCACCTGTCGGCTTACGGCATCGGGGCT
It contains:
- a CDS encoding TetR/AcrR family transcriptional regulator translates to MKIAEKHRAARQHILEAARPLIGQRGFSAVGLAQILDVAGIPKGSFYHYFESKEAFGEALLQTYIDDYLIKMDDILGDRNTNAAQRITRYCQFWRDTHIEGQIGNKCLIVKLAAEVSDLSERMRAILDVGTRTVIDRISAVIATGQAEGSIGNTRQPAPVLAASLYQLWLGSTLMVKITHSSPPFDHARAASRQLLEI
- a CDS encoding iron-containing alcohol dehydrogenase codes for the protein MQNFEFYNPTRVLFGKGMIARLDEQLSPEARVLVLYGGSSAERSGTLNEVRAALGKRTFREFGGIEANPTYETLMNAVAMVRAEKLDFLLAVGGGSVMDGTKFVAAAVPYEGEPWDILVSKGEAAKRALPLGTVVTLPATGSEMNCLSVISRQSTGDKLLFSNPLVYPRFSVLDPMRTMSLPMKQVINGVVDSFVHVMEQYMTYPVDGMAQDRFSEGLLSSLVEIGPRIVATPEDYDLRSNLMGVATLALNGLIGAGVPHDWTTHMIGHEITAKYHIDHARTLATVFPALLKVRRTEKRAKLLQYAARVWNLTEDKEDERIDAVIRKTEEFFENLGVPTHLSAYGIGAEGINDLVQQLEDHGMTHLGENGDVTLDVSRQILEAAA